A part of Astyanax mexicanus isolate ESR-SI-001 chromosome 2, AstMex3_surface, whole genome shotgun sequence genomic DNA contains:
- the cand1 gene encoding cullin-associated NEDD8-dissociated protein 1 — MASASYHISNLLEKMTSSDKDFRFMATNDLMSELQKDSIKLDDDSERKVVKMILKLLEDKNGEVQNLAVKCLGPLVSKVKEYQVETIVDTLCTNMLSDKEQLRDISSIGLKTVIGELPPASSGSALAASVCKKITGRLTSAIAKQEDVSVQLEALDIMADMLCRQGGLLVNFHPSILNCLLPQLTSPRLAVRKRTIIALGHLVMSCGNLVFVDLIEHLLSELSRNDSMSTTRTYIQCIAAISRQAGHRIGEYLEKIIPLVVKFCNIDDDELREYCIQAFESFVRRCPKEVYPHVPTIINICLKYLTYDPNYNYDDEDEDENAMDADGVDEDYQGSDDEYSDDDDMSWKVRRAAAKCLDAVVSTRHEMLPEFYRTVSPALIARFKEREENVKADVFHAYLSLLKQTRPAQSWLCDPDAMEQGETPLTMLQSQVPMIVKALHKQMKEKSVKTRQCCFNMLTELVNVLPGALTQHIPVLVPGIIFSLNDKSSSSNLKIDALSCLYVILCNHQPQVFHPHVQALVPPVVACVGDPFYKITSEALLVTQQLVKVIRPLDQTDAFDASPYITDLFACTIKRLKAADIDQEVKERAISCMGQIICNLGDSLGTDLPGTLHIFLERLKNEITRLTTVKALTLIAGSPLKIDLRPILGEAVPILASFLRKNQRALKLSTLAALDILVKNYSDSVTPAMIDAVLAELPPLISESDMHVSQMAISFLTTLARVHPDSLSKISGSILAELIALVRSPLLQGGALSAMLEFFQALVATGTASLGYMDLLRMLTGPVYAQSAALTHKQSYYSIAKCVAALTRACPKEGPAVVGQFIQDVKNSRSTDSIRLLALLSLGEVGHHVDLSGQPELKTVILDAFSSASEEVKSAASYALGSISVGNLPEYLPFVLQEISGQPKRQYLLLHSLKEIISSASVAGLKPYVESVWALLLKHCECTEEGTRNVVAECLGKLTLIDPETLLPRLKGYLLSGSSYARSSVVTAVKFTISDHPQAIDPLLKNCIGDFLKTLEDPDLNVRRVALVTFNSAAHNKPSLIRDLLDTVLPHLYNETKVRKELIREVEMGPFKHTVDDGLDIRKAAFECMYTLLDSCLDRLDIFEFLNHVEDGLKDHYDIKMLTFLMLARLSTLCPSAVLQRLDRLVEPLRATCTTKVKANSVKQEFEKQDELKRSAMRAVVALLTIPEAEKSPLMSEFQSQISSNPELAAIFDSIQRDSSSANMESMDTS; from the exons GTTCATGGCCACAAATGACTTGATGTCAGAACTGCAGAAAGATTCCATCAAGCTGGATGACGACAGTGAGCGGAAAGTGGTCAAGATGATCCTCAAACTTCTGGAAGACAAAAATGGCGAAGTTCAGAACCTGGCTGTTAAATG TTTGGGACCACTTGTTAGCAAAGTCAAGGAGTATCAAGTTGAAACAATTGTCGACACGCTGTGCACGAACATGCTGTCAGATAAAGAGCAGCTTCGAGATATTTCTAGCATCGGTCTGAAGACAGTGATCGGGGAGCTCCCACCAGCATCCAGCG GCTCTGCCCTTGCTGCCAGCGTGTGCAAAAAGATCACAGGCCGCCTCACGAGTGCTATTGCCAAGCAGGAGGACGTATCCGTGCAGCTCGAAGCCCTGGACATCATGGCTGACATGCTCTGCAG ACAGGGGGGCCTGTTGGTGAACTTCCACCCCTCCATCCTGAACTGCCTGCTCCCCCAGCTGACCAGCCCTCGACTGGCTGTGAGGAAGAGGACCATCATCGCTCTAGGTCACCTCGTCATGAGCTGTGGAAATCTCGTCTTCGTGGATCTCATCGAGCACTTACTGTCTGAGCTCTCTCGCAACGACTCCATGTCCACCACTCGCACTTACATCCAGTGCATCGCCGCCATCAGCCGACAGGCCGGCCACAGAATCG GCGAGTATTTGGAGAAGATCATTCCACTGGTGGTGAAATTCTGCAACATTGATGACGACGAACTGAGAGAGTACTGCATACAAGCCTTCGAGTCCTTTGTTAGGAG ATGTCCAAAAGAAGTGTACCCTCATGTCCCCACAATAATCAACATCTGCCTGAAGTACTTGACTTATGACCCCAACTACAActatgatgatgaggatgaagatgagaATGCTATGGATGCAGATGGGGTGGATGAGGACTATCAAG GAAGCGATGACGAATACAGTGATGACGATGACATGAGCTGGAAGGTGCGGCGGGCAGCAGCCAAGTGCCTGGACGCTGTGGTGAGCACCCGGCACGAGATGCTACCCGAATTCTACCGCACGGTTTCCCCAGCGCTTATAGCGCGCTTTAAAGAACGAGAGGAGAATGTGAAGGCTGACGTCTTCCACGCCTACCTGTCCCTGCTCAAGCAGACAAGGCCAGCCCAGAGCTGGCTCTGTGACCCTGATGCTATGGAGCAGGGAGAAACACCGCTCACAATGCTTCAGAGCCAG GTGCCCATGAtagtgaaagctctgcataaacAGATGAAGGAGAAGAGTGTGAAGACAAGACAGTGCTGCTTCAACATGCTGACAGAGCTGGTGAACGTGCTGCCTGGGGCTCTGACTCAGCACATCCCCGTGCTCGTCCCAG GAATTATATTCTCTCTAAATGATAAATCAAGCTCCTCCAATTTGAAGATCGATGCCCTGTCCTGTTTATACGTGATTCTCTGCAATCATCAGCCTCAAGTCTTCCATCCCCATGTCCAGGCCTTGGTGCCCCCTGTAGTGGCCTGTGTGGGAGATCCTTTCTACAAGATCACCTCTGAAGCACTTCTAGTCACTCAACAGTTAGTGAAGGTGATCCGTCCTTTGGATCAGACTGACGCCTTTGACGCGTCGCCCTACATCACTGACCTGTTCGCCTGCACCATCAAGCGTCTGAAGGCGGCCGACATCGACCAGGAGGTGAAAGAGCGTGCCATCTCCTGCATGGGTCAGATCATCTGCAACCTGGGAGACAGTCTTGGCACTGACTTGCCAGGGACGCTGCACATCTTTCTTGAGCGACTGAAGAATGAGATCACTCGGCTGACCACAGTGAAGGCACTGACTCTGATCGCTGGCTCCCCACTGAAGATTGATCTGCGACCCATCCTCGGCGAGGCTGTGCCCATCCTGGCCTCCTTCCTCCGCAAGAACCAGCGAGCGCTGAAGCTCAGCACTTTGGCAGCACTGGACATCCTTGTGAAGAACTACAGTGACAGTGTGACGCCAGCCATGATCGACGCTGTACTGGCAGAGCTGCCGCCACTGATCAGCGAGAGCGACATGCACGTCTCGCAGATGGCCATCAGCTTCCTGACCACACTGGCCCGTGTGCACCCTGACTCACTTTCCAAGATCAGTGGCTCTATCTTGGCAGAGCTGATAGCACTGGTGCGCTCGCCGCTGCTACAGGGCGGTGCTCTCAGTGCCATGCTGGAGTTTTTCCAGGCGCTGGTGGCCACCGGCACGGCCAGCCTGGGATATATGGACCTATTGCGGATGCTGACCGGCCCTGTATATGCACAGAGTGCTGCCCTCACCCACAAGCAGTCCTACTACTCTATCGCCAAGTGCGTCGCAGCGCTCACCCGGGCGTGCCCTAAAG AGGGCCCTGCCGTGGTGGGCCAGTTCATCCAAGATGTGAAGAACTCTCGTTCCACTGACTCCATCCGCCTCCTAGCCCTGCTGTCCCTGGGTGAGGTGGGTCATCACGTAGATTTGAGTGGCCAGCCAGAGCTCAAAACGGTCATCCTCGATGCCTTCTCCTCAGCCAGTGAGGAGGTGAAATCAGCTGCCTCGTACGCACTGGGCAGCATCAGCGTTGGTAACCTGCCTGAGTACCTGCCCTTCGTGCTGCAGGAGATTTCAGGCCAGCCCAAGCGTCAGTACCTGCTGCTGCACTCGCTTAAAGAAATCATCAGCTCTGCGTCTGTGGCCGGTCTCAAGCCGTATGTGGAGAGTGTGTGGGCTCTGCTGCTTAAACACTGCGAGTGCACGGAGGAAGGCACCCGCAACGTTGTGGCCGAATGTCTGGGGAAGCTCACCCTTATAGACCCAGAGACGCTACTGCCCAGACTAAAGGGCTATTTGTTATCAG GATCTTCGTATGCCAGAAGCTCGGTAGTTACTGCTGTAAAGTTCACAATTTCAGACCACCCACAGGCAATTGATCCCCTCCTGAAAAACTGCATAG GTGATTTTTTGAAAACGTTGGAAGACCCAGACCTCAATGTGCGAAGGGTTGCTCTCGTTACATTCAACTCTGCTGCCCATAATAAGCCCTCACTTATCCGAGACCTCCTGGACACTGTTCTCCCTCACTTATATAATGAGACTAAAGTGCGCAAAGAGCTGATTAGAGAG GTTGAAATGGGTCCGTTTAAACACACAGTAGACGACGGGCTGGACATCAGGAAGGCTGCGTTTGAGTGTATGTACACCCTTTTGGACAGCTGCCTCGATAGACTTGACATCTTTGAGTTTCTTAACCACGTTGAAGACGGACTTAAAGACCATTACGACATCAAG ATGCTGACATTCCTGATGCTAGCCAGACTGTCCACTTTGTGCCCTAGTGCTGTGTTGCAGAGGCTTGACAGACTGGTTGAGCCTCTCAGAGCTACATGCACCACAAag GTAAAGGCAAACTCTGTAAAGCAGGAGTTTGAGAAGCAGGACGAGCTGAAAAGGTCCGCCATGCGGGCAGTAGTGGCCCTGCTGACCATCCCTGAGGCAGAGAAGAGCCCCCTCATGAGTGAATTCCAGTCCCAGATAAGCTCCAACCCCGAGCTGGCTGCCATCTTCGACAGCATCCAGAGGGACTCCTCTTCAGCCAACATGGAGTCTATGGACACCAGTTAA
- the si:dkey-39a18.1 gene encoding uncharacterized protein si:dkey-39a18.1, with amino-acid sequence MGVPDKHTTMDVNEDWPAGLRFRKIRHRRMRRSQSPSREVSPVPSYYSEPISVRQRNDVTLRLPPLLRWAHQEEEDDSEDTQSLKSLPTVMSTLAFDPKVKRSHHLSKEQVISGLNLPPLITSKCTLVVKGTGCSKPRGFLPVIKSKSLDRPPCRAGCRPDKLKASVGQSCQMLPSTIAVSEEPPGPRITFHSPVVNAEYSVTPDITKETWQTFRTHQSRRPVMKKAQVTNRQGFKFLLEERYFPCPREPHLLEPLSGFQEHLRHQLVNSPLPHPTLLPVQPHLLINQRDYPHHGLHGSRMERTVELCNSQEKRLPRITMTCPTPSPKHLQHPGKRHVA; translated from the exons ATGGGTGTCCCAGATAAACACACTACTATGGATGTGAATGAAGACTG GCCAGCTGGACTACGTTTCCGAAAGATACGCCATCGAAGAATGAGAAGAAGTCAATCACCATCCCGTGAGGTTTCTCCAGTACCATCCTACTACTCTGAACCGATTTCAGTCCGACAGCGCAAT GATGTGACTCTCAGACTCCCCCCACTTCTCAGATGGGCTCATCAGGAGGAAGAGGATGACTCTGAGGACACTCAGAGTCTAAAGAGCCTGCCCACTGTGATGAGCACATTAGCTTTTGACCCTAAGGTCAAAAGGTCACACCACCTCTCCAAGGAACAAGTCATCTCTGGCCTCAACCTGCCTCCTCTGATCACTTCCAA ATGTACTCTGGTGGTAAAAGGCACTGGATGTTCCAAACCCCGGGGTTTCCTACCAGTGATCAAATCCAAAAGTCTGGACAGGCCTCCATGCCGGGCTGGATGCAG GCCAGATAAACTAAAAGCATCCGTAGGTCAAAGCTGCCAAATGCTGCCCTCAACCATAGCTGTCTCTGAGGAACCCCCTGGACCCCGCATCACCTTCCACAGCCCAGTCGTAAATGCTGAGTATTCTGTCACTCCCGATATAACAAAAGAGACCTGGCAAACCTTCAGAACTCACCAATCACGGAGACCTGTGATGAAAAAAGCCCAAGTGACCAACAGACAAGGTTTTAAATTCTTGTTGGAAGAGAGATACTTTCCCTGTCCAAGAGAACCACACCTGCTGGAACCACTATCTGGTTTTCAGGAGCACCTGCGACACCAGCTTGTTAACTCCCCCCTACCCCACCCAACACTACTGCCAGTCCAGCCCCATCTCCTGATTAACCAGAGAGACTACCCACACCATGGTCTGCATGGGTCTAGAATGGAGCGCACTGTGGAGCTTTGCAACTCGCAAGAAAAGCGACTTCCCAGAATTACCATGACCTGCCCAACACCATCTCCCAAACACCTGCAGCACCCAGGAAAGAGGCACGTGGCTTGA